One window of the Eucalyptus grandis isolate ANBG69807.140 chromosome 8, ASM1654582v1, whole genome shotgun sequence genome contains the following:
- the LOC104431805 gene encoding mechanosensitive ion channel protein 10-like, producing the protein MLAIFCGRLLTHWLITLLISLIERKYLLKRNVLYFLVALKDSAEVFAWLGLLFLAWVWLIDHRVKRSRPTTGILNRVTRALASCLLGAALWLIKTFLIKLLAASFQCKRFFDRIHDEIFQCHVIRKLSNPVGKKISPEVNIEKLGRMKPSKVSAWKTKKLINIIKGRELSTLTHSLGEAQQQDKGITDEQKAKNAAKAIFKNVAKSGSQFIEENELLGFMTKEHVERLFAFFPEAKETRKIRKSFFKRWMVMVSREQKSLIRALKDTKTAIKELDNLASAVLLVVVIILWLLLTGLLTTQVLIFILSQLLLLQFIFGNAAKDLFEAIVFVFVKHPFDVSDRCLVDGDKLEVEEMNIMTTVFLTEDGEKKSYPNSVLASKPIINSSRSENMNESVEFMVNFSASDESLEALTNKIREYIERKPKHWHRDHSVAFKEIAEADNSKVLKMALHVTHTLDFQEAKERTKRRSELLLELKKIFEELHLK; encoded by the exons ATGTTGGCAATCTTTTGTGGTAGGTTGCTGACTCACTGGTTGATCACGTTATTAATTTCCTTGATTGAGAGGAAGTATCTGCTCAAAAGGAATGTTTTGTACTTTCTCGTTGCACTCAAGGACAGTGCCGAGGTGTTCGCATGGTTGGGTCTGCTTTTTTTAGCCTGGGTTTGGCTGATAGACCATAGAGTGAAACGATCAAGACCGACGACTGGGATTCTGAACAGGGTAACGAGGGCGCTTGCTTCTTGTCTCCTAGGAGCTGCCTTATGGCTGATCAAAACATTTCTGATAAAATTGCTTGCTGCTTCTTTTCAATGCAAGAGATTCTTTGATCGCATTCACGATGAAATCTTCCAATGCCACGTGATAAGGAAACTTTCCAACCCCGTGGGTAAAAAGATAAGTCCCGAGGTGAACATAGAGAAGCTAGGAAGGATGAAGCCGAGTAAAGTTTCTGCTTGGAAAACGAAAAAATTGATTAACATCATCAAGGGCCGGGAGCTATCGACTCTTACCCATTCCCTCGGTGAGGCACAGCAACAAGATAAGGGGATCACCGATGAACAAAAAGCCAAGAATGCTGCCAAAGCTATATTCAAGAACGTTGCCAAGTCAGGGAGCCA GTTTATCGAGGAGAATGAGCTTTTGGGCTTCATGACGAAGGAGCACGTCGAGAgattatttgctttctttccCGAAGCAAAAGAAACTCGGAAAATCAGAAAGTCGTTTTTCAAGAGGTGGATG GTGATGGTCAGTCGTGAACAAAAATCACTCATTCGCGCCTTAAAGGATACGAAAACAGCCATCAAGGAGCTGGACAACCTTGCTTCAGCAGTTTTGCTCGTCGTGGTCATCATTCTGTGGTTACTTCTGACAGGATTATTGACGACGCAAGTGCTCATCTTTATTTTGTCGCAGCTTTTGCTTTTACAGTTCATTTTTGGGAACGCTGCCAAAGACTTGTTCGAAGCCATCGTGTTTGTATTCGTGAAGCATCCGTTCGATGTGAGTGACCGCTGCCTTGTCGATGGGGACAAG TTGGAGGTTGAGGAAATGAATATCATGACTACTGTCTTCCTGACAGAGGACGGTGAAAAGAAATCTTACCCAAATTCAGTTCTGGCCTCTAAACCCATCATCAACTCCAGCCGGAGCGAAAACATGAACGAATCTGTGGAATTCATGGTCAATTTCTCCGCTTCAGACGAGAGCCTTGAAGCTTtgacaaataaaataagaga GTACATAGAAAGGAAGCCGAAACACTGGCATCGGGATCACAGTGTTGCGTTTAAGGAGATTGCGGAAGCTGACAACTCGAAGGTCTTGAAGATGGCTCTCCATGTCACCCACACATTGGATTTCCAGGAGGCCAAGGAAAGGACCAAACGGAGATCCGAGCTCCTGCTGGAGCTGAAGAAAATTTTCGAAGAACTCCATCTCAAGTAA
- the LOC104431806 gene encoding mechanosensitive ion channel protein 10-like has product MEVNASPLEKKEANEVVLMISGVECQSRGSSPKPNTEPIELENPLSSSQISNLTSPSAMELTQSIPTPSELLNIQAGKSISSSTYAKLKSRSMELPHPSDTSATASKDAVELEPSTFPVGPVPSPAAEEEDNEHVSVKEADLKTVSVAMHRICVSETLNSKSQVMSGKMKFVLAQLVMFVCITGLLIASLTIRVLRNTVIWHVHLWGWCLLMLAIFCGRLLTHWLITLLISLIERKYLLKRNVLYFLVELKNSAKAFAWLGLVFLAWVWLIDHRVKGSRLTTGILNRVTRALASCLPGAALWLIKTFLIQLLAASFQHKRFFYRIQDDIFQYYMIGILSNPMDPKKSLKVNVENLRRMKPDKVSAWTIKQLIKVIKGWDLSTLTQSLDEAEQQDEEITDEQKAKNVAKAIFKNVAKSGNKYIEEDDLLRFMPKEYVEKFFSLIPASAETRKIDESSLKSWLVNVNHERESLTLVLKRVRKTMEELNKLASAVTLIVVIIMWLLLMGLLTTQVLIFISSQILLFTFIYGDAAKKWFESIVFVYAMHPFDVKDRCIIDGVEVEVEETNTLSTIFSRNDGERIFYPNSVLASKAISNVKRSLTTSDSVEFTVDFSTSVEILEAFKDKIREYLKSKPKHWQLDHSVVFKEIADVDNSKVLKMALHVNHTANFQEALERTKRKSELVLELKKIFDELHLK; this is encoded by the exons ATGGAGGTCAATGCGAGTCCGttagagaagaaagaagcaaatgaaGTTGTCCTTATGATTTCAGGCGTTGAATGTCAAAGCAGAGGTTCTTCACCAAAACCGAACACTGAGCCAATAGAGCTTGAAAATCCTCTGTCAAGTTCACAAATCTCCAATTTGACAAGCCCCTCTGCTATGGAGCTCACTCAGTCGATCCCGACTCCGAGTGAGCTTCTGAATATCCAGGCCGGAAAGTCCATCTCAAGTTCCACATACGCGAAGCTGAAATCGAGATCCATGGAACTGCCGCATCCTAGTGATACGAGTGCTACTGCATCTAAGGACGCTGTGGAACTGGAGCCGAGCACGTTTCCAGTCGGTCCGGTGCCATCACCGGCTGCAGAGGAGGAAGACAATGAGCATGTGTCTGTTAAAGAAGCTGACTTGAAGACTGTATCTGTGGCAATGCATCGCATCTGTG TGTCTGAGACTTTGAATTCCAAGTCCCAAGTGATGTCGGGCAAAATGAAGTTTGTTTTGGCTCAGCTGGTCATGTTTGTGTGCATCACTGGGCTCCTGATTGCGAGTTTAACCATTCGTGTTCTGCGAAATACCGTTATTTGGCATGTGCATTTGTGGGGATGGTGTTTGCTGATGTTGGCAATCTTTTGTGGTAGGTTGCTGACTCACTGGTTGATCACATTATTAATTTCCTTGATTGAGAGGAAGTATCTGCTCAAAAGGAATGTTTTGTACTTTCTCGTTGAACTCAAGAACAGTGCCAAGGCGTTCGCATGGTTGGGTCTGGTTTTTTTAGCCTGGGTTTGGCTGATAGACCATAGAGTGAAAGGATCAAGACTGACGACTGGGATTCTGAACAGGGTAACGAGGGCGCTTGCTTCTTGTCTCCCAGGAGCTGCCTTATGGCTGATCAAAACATTCCTCATACAATTGCTTGCTGCTTCTTTTCAACACAAGAGATTCTTTTATCGCATTCAAGATGACATCTTCCAATACTACATGATAGGGATACTTTCCAACCCCATGGATCCAAAGAAAAGTCTCAAGGTGAACGTAGAGAATCTAAGAAGGATGAAGCCGGATAAAGTTTCTGCTTGGACGATAAAACAATTGATTAAAGTCATTAAGGGCTGGGATTTATCGACTCTTACCCAGTCCCTCGATGAGGCAGAGCAACAAGATGAGGAGATCACCGATGAACAAAAAGCCAAGAATGTTGCTAAAGCTATATTCAAGAACGTAGCCAAGTCAGGGAACAA GTATATCGAGGAGGATGACCTTTTGCGCTTCATGCCGAAGGAATACGTGGAGAAATTCTTCTCTTTGATTCCCGCATCGGCAGAAACTCGGAAGATCGATGAGTCGTCTTTGAAGAGCTGGCTA GTGAATGTCAATCATGAACGGGAATCGCTCACGCTCGTCCTCAAGAGGGTGCGAAAAACCATGGAGGAGCTGAACAAACTCGCTTCAGCAGTTACGCTCATTGTAGTCATCATTATGTGGTTGCTTCTGATGGGATTGTTGACAACGCAAGTGCTCATCTTCATTTCGTCTCAGATTTTACTTTTCACGTTTATTTATGGGGATGCTGCCAAAAAGTGGTTCGAATCCATTGTGTTTGTCTACGCGATGCATCCGTTCGATGTGAAAGACCGCTGTATTATCGATGGGGTAGAG GTAGAGGTTGAGGAGACGAATACCCTGAGTACCATCTTCTCGAGAAACGACGGTGAAAGGATATTTTACCCGAATTCAGTTCTTGCCTCTAAAGCAATCAGCAATGTCAAGAGGAGCTTGACCACGAGTGACTCCGTGGAGTTCACGGTCGATTTCTCCACTTCAGTCGAAATCCTTGAAGCTTTCAAAGATAAAATAAGAGA GTACTTAAAAAGCAAGCCCAAACACTGGCAACTGGATCACAGCGTTGTGTTTAAGGAGATTGCGGACGTTGACAACTCGAAGGTCTTGAAGATGGCTCTCCACGTCAACCACACGGCGAATTTCCAAGAGGCCCTGGAAAGGACCAAGCGGAAATCCGAACTCGTGTTGGAGCTGAAGAAAATTTTCGATGAACTCCATCTCAAGTAA
- the LOC120286690 gene encoding mechanosensitive ion channel protein 10-like: MFSREQKSFIRVLKDTKTAIKELDNLASAVLLVMVIILWLLQTGLLTTQVLIFISSQLLLLQFIFGDSAKRVFGAIVFVFVMHPFDVGDHCLVDGDKLEVEEMNIMTTVFLTKDGEKKSYPNSVLASKPISNYSRSANMSESLEFVVDLSTSVESLEALTNKIREYIERKPKHWHRDHSIEFKGIAEVDNSKVLKMALHVTHTLDFQEVMERTNGDPSSCWS; the protein is encoded by the exons ATGTTCAGTCGTgaacaaaaatcattcattcGCGTCTTAAAGGATACGAAAACAGCCATCAAGGAGCTGGACAACCTTGCTTCAGCAGTTTTGCTCGTCATGGTCATCATTCTGTGGTTGCTTCAGACAGGATTATTGACGACGCAAGTTCTCATCTTTATTTCGTCGCAGCTTTTGCTTTTACAGTTCATTTTTGGGGACTCTGCCAAACGCGTGTTTGGAGCTATCGTGTTTGTATTCGTGATGCATCCATTCGATGTGGGTGACCACTGCCTTGTCGATGGGGACAAG TTGGAGGTTGAGGAAATGAATATCATGACTACTGTCTTCCTGACAAAGGACGGTGAAAAGAAATCTTACCCAAATTCAGTTCTGGCCTCTAAACCCATCAGCAACTACAGCCGGAGCGCAAACATGAGCGAATCTTTGGAGTTCGTTGTCGATCTCTCCACTTCAGTCGAGAGCCTTGAAGCTTtgacaaataaaataagaga GTACATAGAAAGGAAGCCGAAACACTGGCATCGGGATCACAGTATTGAGTTTAAGGGGATTGCGGAAGTTGACAACTCGAAGGTCTTGAAGATGGCTCTCCATGTCACCCACACATTGGATTTCCAGGAGGTCATGGAAAGGACCAACGGAGATCCGAGCTCGTGCTGGAGCTGA